ATATTGTATCGTGCCAATTATCTTTCTCGTTCTTTTGAACAGAAATTAATTCAAAGACAGATTGATTATAAAATATTTGGGGGCTTAAAATTCTTTAATCGTAAAGAAATTAAAGATGCTTTGAGTTATATTCGATTGATGGTAAATCAGGATGATTTATCTTTTGAAAGAATTGTCAATGTTCCAGCTCGTGGAGTTGGTGAAAAGACTTTAGCGAAGATTCAAAATAAAGCGATTGAATATGGCATGAGTAATTATGAGGCGTTGAGTGTTTTTCATGATGAAATGGGATTATCTGGTAAGGCGAAAAAACAACTGATGGAATTTGTAAAATGTATTGAAAGAGCAAAATCATCATCGTTAAGTTTGCCAGATGTTTTTGAAAAATTATTAGGGGATGTTGGTTATTTTGATATGTTAAAAAATGATCAGGATGATAATCGTATTCAAAACTTAATGGAATTAAAAGCTTCTATTTCCAATTATATGAATACACATCCAGATACACCAACTTTTGAAAGTTATTTGCAGGATATTGCTTTATATACATCACAGGATGATGTTTTTGATGATGAGTATGTATCATTGATGAGTATTCATATGGCCAAAGGCTTAGAGTTTAACTATGTATTTGTAGTGGGATTGTCAGAAGATGTTTTTCCGAGCTTTAGAAGTGTTTCAGAGGCTGGTGATGATGGTATGGAGGAAGAAAGAAGATTGGCATATGTGGCATTTACACGTGCGAAAAAACGTTTGTATTTAACCGATAGTCAAGGCTTTAACTTTATTACCAATTCTCCTAAGATGTCATCACGTTTTATTGATGAAATTGGTAGTGATCAAGTTGAACATGTGGGTAATCCTTCAAAATTTAAACCTAAGGAATATCTTCATTTAGGTCCAACTGTTGAAGAGATGATTGGCGATAATGAAGTAAGTGAATGGAAACAAGGAGATCTGGTTGAACATGATACTTTTGGCAAAGGTGTCATTGTTAAAGTCAATGGAAATACTTTGGATATTGCTTTTTCTGTTCCTTATGGTATTAAGACTTTAATGGCTCATCATAAAGCATTGAAAAAACTTGCATCTTAATTATTTTTGTGAAGAAGAGTAAATGGTCATAAAAGGATCTTTACTCTTTTTCATGTTTATAGAATTTGATTTTGTA
Above is a genomic segment from Candidatus Stoquefichus sp. SB1 containing:
- a CDS encoding ATP-dependent helicase codes for the protein MNLDELLNPRQKEAATYLDSHLRIIAGAGSGKTRVLTYRIAYLIEEIGIEPRHILAITFTNKAANEMKERVIGLLGDYASGALLCTIHSLCVRILRQNIRALDYPNNFIIMDEEDQKSLLKKIFKERQIDPKTISVKSCIHYISTCKIGGVSPERALMFAGDFIGEQKKAIAYEDYEKYKADHFMLDFDDLLLKTVELFEKFPEILERWQRHFQFIHVDEFQDVSEVDYKLIKYLSGRSTLCVVGDPDQTIYSFRGSDINFIMNFDQDFPNTKTVILDQNYRSTKTILNISNNLIRKNKNRMEKDLFTELDDGPKVLHYSGVDEEAEANFVCDTIEDIIHQVEGVNYHDFAILYRANYLSRSFEQKLIQRQIDYKIFGGLKFFNRKEIKDALSYIRLMVNQDDLSFERIVNVPARGVGEKTLAKIQNKAIEYGMSNYEALSVFHDEMGLSGKAKKQLMEFVKCIERAKSSSLSLPDVFEKLLGDVGYFDMLKNDQDDNRIQNLMELKASISNYMNTHPDTPTFESYLQDIALYTSQDDVFDDEYVSLMSIHMAKGLEFNYVFVVGLSEDVFPSFRSVSEAGDDGMEEERRLAYVAFTRAKKRLYLTDSQGFNFITNSPKMSSRFIDEIGSDQVEHVGNPSKFKPKEYLHLGPTVEEMIGDNEVSEWKQGDLVEHDTFGKGVIVKVNGNTLDIAFSVPYGIKTLMAHHKALKKLAS